In the Leptolyngbya sp. SIO1E4 genome, one interval contains:
- a CDS encoding TIGR04376 family protein, which produces MGLFEDLSRFLESRLDEFLKANPHLELMALEDQLRGQEADAIDLLGDLKRREKQLEDGILSTAQEIQRWHTRIQKAKASNRQDLVTAAEEREAALLRQGNHVWGQMQGVKEQIEQTRQLQRQIHEKRRELKTKIAAAETARATAQAASTVNNQQTAGWNQSPYRSFSSPIDPLEETFQRWETEEELEALKRQMGR; this is translated from the coding sequence ATGGGCTTATTTGAAGACCTGAGCCGTTTTCTAGAAAGTCGCCTAGACGAATTCCTAAAAGCCAATCCCCATCTAGAGTTGATGGCATTGGAAGATCAACTGCGTGGACAGGAAGCGGATGCCATCGATCTGCTAGGGGATCTCAAACGGCGGGAAAAGCAGTTAGAGGATGGCATTTTGTCTACGGCGCAGGAGATTCAGCGCTGGCACACGCGTATTCAGAAGGCCAAAGCTTCTAACCGACAGGATTTAGTCACTGCTGCCGAAGAGCGGGAGGCGGCTTTGTTGCGGCAAGGCAACCATGTATGGGGGCAAATGCAAGGTGTTAAGGAGCAGATTGAGCAAACGCGCCAGCTACAGCGTCAAATCCATGAAAAGCGCCGCGAGTTGAAAACTAAAATTGCAGCAGCAGAAACTGCCCGCGCCACTGCTCAGGCAGCGTCAACCGTCAATAATCAGCAAACTGCTGGCTGGAATCAAAGCCCCTATCGCAGTTTTAGTTCCCCCATTGATCCTTTAGAAGAAACGTTTCAACGGTGGGAAACAGAGGAAGAATTAGAAGCGTTGAAGCGGCAAATGGGACGATAA